A stretch of the Aegilops tauschii subsp. strangulata cultivar AL8/78 chromosome 4, Aet v6.0, whole genome shotgun sequence genome encodes the following:
- the LOC109744174 gene encoding uncharacterized protein: MALQMQAPSLTRAPAGSPARLRSAFCAPPLLVRVRLPAPGRARSAAAARITMRFGRVETKQAYICRDCGYIYKDKTPFEKLSDDYYCPVCAAPKRRFRPYEPPVAKNANATDARKARKEQLKKDETVGKALPIGIAVGIVALAALFFYLNSVY; the protein is encoded by the exons ATGGCACTGCAGATGCAGGCCCCGTCGCTGACGCGCGCGCCGGCGGGGAGCCCCGCGCGGCTCCGGTCGGCGTTCTGCGCGCCGCCGCTGCTTGTGCGGGTCCGGCTGCCAGCGCCGGGCAGGGCGAggtccgcggcggcggcgcggatcaCGATGCGGTTCGGCCGCGTTGAGACGAAGCAGGCCTACATCTGCCGGGACTGCGG GTACATATACAAGGACAAGACCCCGTTTGAGAAGCTGTCCGATGACTACTACTGCCCTG TCTGTGCCGCTCCCAAGAGAAGATTCAGGCCTTACGAACCACCGGTGGCCAAGAACGCCAACGCCACTGATGCCCGGAAGGCGAGGAAGGAGCAGCTCAAAAAGGACGAGACCGTGGG GAAAGCTTTGCCTATTGGTATCGCAGTTGGAATCGTTGCATTGGCGGCCCTGTTCTTCTACCTGAACAGTGTCTACTAG